In one window of Pseudoliparis swirei isolate HS2019 ecotype Mariana Trench chromosome 15, NWPU_hadal_v1, whole genome shotgun sequence DNA:
- the LOC130205324 gene encoding uncharacterized protein LOC130205324 isoform X3, with the protein MASTNLFLFNSYVLSSQHIIYNLKCHPQFYRSVHQDRSLQFRMFHLIEFLDSKTVAVVPQSWYSGGGCVWPDYPRDERVDKAVRSAEEPQPDWQTHYVRIIRSCDDYLVARRWLTKYMSCDTSDLHSEEEAIPKRRKPMPVHFFGDSDADSETENRHPKKKKGPTTSRTVAPPPTIAPPPPRTSSPAGQRTSHAGYTPTWRGARCGSDTIACCAAQVQMMAMLETLTQQVHQLTQQVHQLTSKIDSFVRPSVTQMSGQEVEWRDPFPLTTMEEVDMFEQQLKDPANALMKKSDFLPGNNRRT; encoded by the exons atggccagcacaaacctgtttttatttaattcgtatgtattgagttctcaacacataatttacaatttgaaatgtcatcctcagttttacagaagtgttcatcaggatcgatctctacaattcag gatgttccatCTGATTGAATTCTTGGACAGCAAAACAGTAGCAGtcgtgccacaaagctggtacAGTGGTGGTGGCTGCGTTTGGCCAGATTACCCGAGGgacgaaagggtggacaaggcgGTCCGAAGTGCCGAAGAACCTCAACCTGACTGGCAGACACATTATGTCAGAATAATTAGATCATGCg atgattacttggtggcaaggcgatggttaacaaaatatatgtcctgtgacacatctgatctccattcagaagaggaggcaattcctaaaaggagaaagccaatgcctgt CCATTTCTTTGGGGACTCGGATGCAGACAGCGAGACTGAAAAtcgccaccccaaaaaaaaaaagggtccaaccactagcaggacagttgcccctcctccaactattgcccctcctccaccacggacttcatcaccagcaggacagcgaacaagccatgcagggtacacaccaacctggcgaggggcgaggtgtggttcagacaccattgcctgctgtg ctgctcAAGTTCAAATGATGGCCATGCTGGAGACGCTtacacagcaggtccatcaattaacacagcaggtccatcaattaACTTCCAAAATTGACAGCTTTGTTCGCCCCAGCGTGACACAAATGTCTGGTCAAGAAGTGGAGTGGAGAGACCCGTTTCCGTtgaccacaatggaggaagtggacatgtttgagcaacagctcaaagatccagccaacgctttaatgaagaagagtg atttcctccctgggaacaatcggaggacatga
- the LOC130205324 gene encoding uncharacterized protein LOC130205324 isoform X1 has protein sequence MASTNLFLFNSYVLSSQHIIYNLKCHPQFYRSVHQDRSLQFRMFHLIEFLDSKTVAVVPQSWYSGGGCVWPDYPRDERVDKAVRSAEEPQPDWQTHYVRIIRSCDDYLVARRWLTKYMSCDTSDLHSEEEAIPKRRKPMPVHFFGDSDADSETENRHPKKKKGPTTSRTVAPPPTIAPPPPRTSSPAGQRTSHAGYTPTWRGARCGSDTIACCAAQVQMMAMLETLTQQVHQLTQQVHQLTSKIDSFVRPSVTQMSGQEVEWRDPFPLTTMEEVDMFEQQLKDPANALMKKSDFITSRTANKPCRVHTNLARGEVWFRHHCLLCSKIQPTL, from the exons atggccagcacaaacctgtttttatttaattcgtatgtattgagttctcaacacataatttacaatttgaaatgtcatcctcagttttacagaagtgttcatcaggatcgatctctacaattcag gatgttccatCTGATTGAATTCTTGGACAGCAAAACAGTAGCAGtcgtgccacaaagctggtacAGTGGTGGTGGCTGCGTTTGGCCAGATTACCCGAGGgacgaaagggtggacaaggcgGTCCGAAGTGCCGAAGAACCTCAACCTGACTGGCAGACACATTATGTCAGAATAATTAGATCATGCg atgattacttggtggcaaggcgatggttaacaaaatatatgtcctgtgacacatctgatctccattcagaagaggaggcaattcctaaaaggagaaagccaatgcctgt CCATTTCTTTGGGGACTCGGATGCAGACAGCGAGACTGAAAAtcgccaccccaaaaaaaaaaagggtccaaccactagcaggacagttgcccctcctccaactattgcccctcctccaccacggacttcatcaccagcaggacagcgaacaagccatgcagggtacacaccaacctggcgaggggcgaggtgtggttcagacaccattgcctgctgtg ctgctcAAGTTCAAATGATGGCCATGCTGGAGACGCTtacacagcaggtccatcaattaacacagcaggtccatcaattaACTTCCAAAATTGACAGCTTTGTTCGCCCCAGCGTGACACAAATGTCTGGTCAAGAAGTGGAGTGGAGAGACCCGTTTCCGTtgaccacaatggaggaagtggacatgtttgagcaacagctcaaagatccagccaacgctttaatgaagaagagtg acttcatcaccagcaggacagcgaacaagccatgcagggtacacaccaacctggcgaggggcgaggtgtggttcagacaccattgcctgctgtg ctcaaagatccagccaacgctATAA
- the LOC130205324 gene encoding uncharacterized protein LOC130205324 isoform X2 produces MASTNLFLFNSYVLSSQHIIYNLKCHPQFYRSVHQDRSLQFSKTVAVVPQSWYSGGGCVWPDYPRDERVDKAVRSAEEPQPDWQTHYVRIIRSCDDYLVARRWLTKYMSCDTSDLHSEEEAIPKRRKPMPVHFFGDSDADSETENRHPKKKKGPTTSRTVAPPPTIAPPPPRTSSPAGQRTSHAGYTPTWRGARCGSDTIACCAAQVQMMAMLETLTQQVHQLTQQVHQLTSKIDSFVRPSVTQMSGQEVEWRDPFPLTTMEEVDMFEQQLKDPANALMKKSDFITSRTANKPCRVHTNLARGEVWFRHHCLLCSKIQPTL; encoded by the exons atggccagcacaaacctgtttttatttaattcgtatgtattgagttctcaacacataatttacaatttgaaatgtcatcctcagttttacagaagtgttcatcaggatcgatctctacaattcag CAAAACAGTAGCAGtcgtgccacaaagctggtacAGTGGTGGTGGCTGCGTTTGGCCAGATTACCCGAGGgacgaaagggtggacaaggcgGTCCGAAGTGCCGAAGAACCTCAACCTGACTGGCAGACACATTATGTCAGAATAATTAGATCATGCg atgattacttggtggcaaggcgatggttaacaaaatatatgtcctgtgacacatctgatctccattcagaagaggaggcaattcctaaaaggagaaagccaatgcctgt CCATTTCTTTGGGGACTCGGATGCAGACAGCGAGACTGAAAAtcgccaccccaaaaaaaaaaagggtccaaccactagcaggacagttgcccctcctccaactattgcccctcctccaccacggacttcatcaccagcaggacagcgaacaagccatgcagggtacacaccaacctggcgaggggcgaggtgtggttcagacaccattgcctgctgtg ctgctcAAGTTCAAATGATGGCCATGCTGGAGACGCTtacacagcaggtccatcaattaacacagcaggtccatcaattaACTTCCAAAATTGACAGCTTTGTTCGCCCCAGCGTGACACAAATGTCTGGTCAAGAAGTGGAGTGGAGAGACCCGTTTCCGTtgaccacaatggaggaagtggacatgtttgagcaacagctcaaagatccagccaacgctttaatgaagaagagtg acttcatcaccagcaggacagcgaacaagccatgcagggtacacaccaacctggcgaggggcgaggtgtggttcagacaccattgcctgctgtg ctcaaagatccagccaacgctATAA